Proteins encoded in a region of the Phacochoerus africanus isolate WHEZ1 chromosome 8, ROS_Pafr_v1, whole genome shotgun sequence genome:
- the LOC125132716 gene encoding cytoplasmic tRNA 2-thiolation protein 1, with product MPAPQCASCHKARAALRRPRSGQALCGPCFCAAFETEVLHTVVAGRLLPPGAVVVVGASGGKDSTVLAHVLRELAPRLGISLRLVAVDEGIGGYRDAALAAVRRQAARWELPLTVVAYADLFGGWTMDAVARSTAGSGRSRACCTFCGVLRRRALEEGARLVGATHIVTGHNADNMAETVLMNFLRGDAGRLARGGGLGSPGEGGALPRCRPLQLASQKEVLLYAHFRRLDYSEECVYAPEAFRGHARDLLK from the exons ATGCCCGCCCCGCAGTGCGCCTCCTGCCACAAGGCGCGCGCGGCCCTCCGCCGTCCCCGCTCCGGCCAGGCACTGTGCGGCCCCTGCTTCTGCGCCGCCTTTGAGACCGAGGTGCTACACACGGTGGTCGCGGGCCGCCTGCTGCCGCCCGGCGCCGTGGTGGTCGTGGGCGCCTCGGGCGGCAAGGACTCCACCGTGCTGGCGCACGTGCTGCGCGAGCTGGCCCCGCGCCTGGGCATCTCCCTGCGCCTCGTGGCCGTGGACGAAGGCATCGGCGGCTACCGGGACGCGGCGCTGGCGGCCGTGCGGCGGCAGGCGGCGCGCTGGGAGCTCCCGCTCACCGTCGTGGCCTACGCAGATCTCTTCGGGGGCTGGACGATGGACGCCGTGGCCCGCAGCACAGCCGGCTCCGGCCGCAGCCGCGCCTGCTGCACCTTCTGCGGGGTCCTGAGGCGCCGGGCTCTGGAGGAAGGGGCGCGCCTCGTGGGAGCCACGCACATCGTGACGG GACACAACGCCGACAACATGGCCGAGACGGTGCTCATGAACTTCCTGCGGGGCGACGCGGGCCGCCTGGCGCGGGGCGGGGGCCTGGGCTCGCCGGGCGAGGGGGGCGCCCTGCCGCGCTGCCGCCCGCTGCAGCTGGCCTCGCAGAAGGAGGTGCTGCTGTACGCGCACTTCCGCCGCCTCGACTACTCCGAGGAGTGCGTGTACGCGCCCGAGGCCTTCCGCGGCCACGCGCGCGACCTGCTCAAGTAG